CGACGTCATCTCCGGCGCGCTCGACGCGATCGAATCGCAGACGCAGGTCGAGCCGGGCGAGATCGGAGCCGAGCAGCACCGGCACCGCGTTATCGTTGCTCAAAAGACGCGGCGCGATCGCCCAATAGACGCGGTCGACGGCGCTCGCCGCAAGCAGGCTTGC
The sequence above is drawn from the Candidatus Binatia bacterium genome and encodes:
- a CDS encoding riboflavin biosynthesis protein RibD; the protein is ASLLAASAVDRVYWAIAPRLLSNDNAVPVLLGSDLARLDLRLRFDRVERAGDDVVISGTIAYV